One stretch of Nocardioides perillae DNA includes these proteins:
- a CDS encoding NADH-quinone oxidoreductase subunit NuoK, translating to MTLDATLLIAAGIFSVGLYGAISQQVVVMVMMGLELMINAVILAAAGFWWFLAPDPSGQVLLMVIIAAMTLEMAMGFAVATLLHRERSADMTDMATDLSG from the coding sequence ATGACGCTCGATGCGACCCTGCTGATCGCCGCCGGGATCTTCAGTGTCGGCCTGTATGGCGCGATTTCCCAGCAGGTCGTGGTGATGGTGATGATGGGCCTGGAGTTGATGATCAACGCGGTCATCCTCGCGGCCGCCGGCTTCTGGTGGTTCCTCGCACCCGATCCCAGCGGGCAGGTGCTGCTGATGGTGATCATCGCCGCGATGACCCTGGAGATGGCGATGGGCTTCGCTGTCGCCACGCTGTTGCACCGGGAACGCAGCGCCGACATGACCGACATGGCGACGGACCTGTCGGGGTGA
- a CDS encoding proton-conducting transporter membrane subunit, with protein MLAVSRLERAAAPVSVATAAASTALAVVVAVARPRVSTPFMAGSDLALGVDGLSALVAPTVAVVTLLVLVVSAGEIRASQARFHGLMLLFASAALMTATAETLPALLLAWEVMGATSYALIGFWWRDDHRVSAGLTAFVTTRTADLGLYLAAGAALAGGAGLTLAALPASSEGWRHVVAAGVLVAALGKAAQLPFSFWLSRAMEGPSPVSALLHSAAMVAMGGYLLLRTEALLASTGWAASTAAWAGGLTALLLGVVAVAQRDLKQLLAASTSAQLGFVVMGAGLASVSGGAAHLVAHASTKALLFLAAGAWLTALGTKQLTGLRGVARRWRLVGLTSTVGLLSLAGVAPLALWATKDAVLAAALEESAWLYAVGLAAAAMSAAYAGKILVVLWRHVPDTERAEVERHHDEEERGTRHIGMLEQAPLVLLAGGAIVLGLLALPPVGDTIARALGEEPLHPSLGEMAASVVIALVVLALVWWRPLPEPRWALAWLGLERATQASVVRPTVRLAEALAHFDDRILDRATTGAASATLAVARRAATFDDRVLDAAVEATSRGSLRAAERAARDDDRWLDGAVEGIAGWLRGLGRLARQPQTGQLHQYYIQAVAALAVGVLLLVTVR; from the coding sequence GTGCTCGCCGTGTCCCGGCTGGAGCGGGCAGCGGCGCCCGTGTCGGTTGCGACCGCTGCGGCCAGCACAGCCCTGGCGGTGGTGGTCGCCGTCGCTCGGCCCCGGGTGTCGACGCCGTTCATGGCCGGCAGCGACCTCGCTCTCGGCGTGGACGGTCTCTCGGCGCTCGTCGCGCCCACGGTGGCGGTCGTGACGCTGCTGGTGCTCGTCGTCTCCGCCGGCGAGATCCGCGCGTCGCAAGCCCGGTTCCATGGGCTGATGCTGCTTTTCGCCTCCGCGGCCCTGATGACCGCGACCGCCGAGACGCTGCCGGCGCTGCTGCTCGCGTGGGAGGTCATGGGCGCGACGTCGTACGCCCTGATCGGCTTCTGGTGGCGCGACGACCACCGGGTCTCCGCGGGTCTGACGGCGTTCGTGACCACCCGTACGGCGGACCTCGGCCTCTATCTGGCCGCCGGCGCGGCGCTCGCCGGAGGAGCCGGGCTGACGCTGGCCGCTCTTCCGGCGAGCAGCGAGGGCTGGCGTCACGTGGTCGCCGCAGGTGTCCTGGTCGCGGCGCTCGGCAAGGCCGCGCAGCTGCCGTTCTCGTTCTGGTTGTCCCGGGCGATGGAGGGCCCGAGCCCGGTCAGCGCGCTGCTGCACTCGGCAGCGATGGTCGCCATGGGCGGCTACCTGCTGCTGCGCACCGAGGCGCTGCTCGCGTCGACCGGCTGGGCCGCATCGACGGCGGCCTGGGCCGGCGGGCTGACCGCCCTGCTGCTCGGTGTCGTGGCGGTGGCGCAGCGTGACCTCAAGCAGCTGCTCGCCGCCTCTACTTCGGCGCAGCTGGGGTTCGTGGTGATGGGCGCGGGGCTTGCCTCGGTGAGCGGTGGAGCCGCGCACCTGGTCGCGCACGCCTCGACCAAGGCGCTGCTGTTCCTCGCTGCCGGGGCCTGGCTGACCGCCCTCGGCACGAAGCAGCTCACCGGTCTGCGGGGCGTGGCCCGGCGCTGGCGCCTGGTCGGCTTGACCAGCACGGTTGGCTTGCTCTCGCTCGCGGGCGTCGCCCCGCTGGCGCTGTGGGCGACCAAGGACGCGGTCCTCGCGGCGGCGCTGGAGGAGTCAGCGTGGCTCTACGCCGTCGGGCTCGCCGCGGCCGCTATGTCCGCGGCATACGCCGGGAAGATCCTGGTCGTGTTGTGGCGGCACGTCCCCGACACAGAGCGTGCCGAGGTCGAGCGGCATCATGACGAGGAGGAGCGGGGCACCCGCCATATCGGGATGCTTGAGCAGGCGCCGCTGGTCCTGCTCGCCGGCGGCGCGATCGTGCTTGGTCTGCTCGCCCTGCCGCCCGTGGGTGACACGATCGCCCGCGCGCTCGGGGAGGAGCCGCTCCACCCGTCCCTGGGGGAGATGGCCGCGTCGGTCGTGATCGCGTTGGTGGTGCTGGCGCTCGTGTGGTGGAGGCCGCTGCCGGAGCCACGCTGGGCTCTGGCCTGGCTGGGGCTGGAGCGCGCCACGCAGGCCTCCGTCGTACGCCCGACCGTGCGCCTGGCCGAAGCGCTGGCTCACTTCGACGACCGGATCCTGGACCGGGCTACCACAGGGGCGGCCTCGGCCACGCTCGCGGTTGCACGGCGGGCCGCGACCTTCGACGACCGGGTGCTCGACGCCGCCGTGGAGGCGACCTCCCGTGGCTCGTTGCGCGCCGCTGAGCGCGCCGCCCGGGACGACGACCGGTGGCTCGACGGGGCCGTGGAAGGGATCGCCGGCTGGCTTCGCGGCCTCGGCCGGCTCGCCCGGCAGCCCCAGACCGGTCAGCTGCACCAGTACTACATCCAGGCCGTCGCGGCGCTCGCGGTCGGTGTCCTGCTTCTCGTCACGGTGAGGTGA
- a CDS encoding four-helix bundle copper-binding protein, which translates to MLKAYPGDVGDIDQEKLAACIAACFECAQVCTACADACLAEDMVADLRACIRNNLDCADVCAATGAILSRQTAGDGNVVRTILEACAAACKACGDECAKHSDMHQHCEVCAEACRRCENACRELLAAL; encoded by the coding sequence ATGCTCAAGGCGTACCCCGGGGACGTAGGAGACATCGACCAGGAGAAGTTGGCGGCGTGCATCGCCGCCTGCTTCGAGTGCGCCCAGGTGTGCACGGCTTGCGCTGATGCTTGTCTGGCTGAGGACATGGTCGCCGACCTGCGCGCATGCATCCGCAACAACCTCGACTGTGCCGACGTGTGCGCCGCGACCGGGGCCATCCTGTCGCGACAGACCGCCGGTGACGGCAATGTCGTCCGCACGATCCTGGAGGCCTGCGCAGCCGCCTGCAAGGCGTGCGGCGACGAGTGCGCCAAGCACAGTGATATGCACCAGCACTGCGAAGTGTGCGCCGAAGCGTGCCGCCGGTGCGAGAACGCCTGCCGCGAACTACTCGCCGCGCTCTGA
- a CDS encoding NADH-quinone oxidoreductase subunit M → MNVLSLIVFLPLAAALVLVGLPRLGDTAARWTWVAVAAVDLALVVAVWLRYQTPEPGRLAFEERAEWIPGVNSSYHLGVDGLSLPLIAMTAVIFLACAIYALRETDRPRTQAALFLFLQSVSMGLFVSADLILFFLFFDLSIVGMYFVIAGWGHGDAARSALKFFLYTFLGSLALLVGFIGLYIAADPHTFDMIELTQQTPLAGSGLAGGLVLAAILVGLAVKTPTVPFHTWLPPAHTDAPAIGSAVLAGVLLKMGTYGFVRIAMPMLPEAWRTWAWAIVVVGIVSVVYGALVALAQTDFKRMVAYTSVNHMGYIALAVGAAGILAEDTAQARGVAVTGAVTQMVSHGLITGALFLLAGVLQDRAGTYDMGSYGGLAAPAPRFAALFAVGAFASLGLPGLSGFIAEFQIFTGSIAAAPVTAVALVGILITAALFLRALQRIFTGETRGRSAGFGDLRAAEVWSVGPLLALSLLIGVLPRPLLDVIEPAAEVAVELVGR, encoded by the coding sequence GTGAACGTGCTCAGTCTGATCGTCTTCCTGCCCCTGGCCGCCGCCCTGGTGCTGGTCGGGCTGCCCCGCCTCGGCGACACCGCGGCGCGGTGGACGTGGGTCGCGGTCGCAGCAGTCGACCTGGCTCTCGTGGTCGCGGTGTGGCTGCGCTACCAGACCCCGGAGCCGGGGCGGCTGGCGTTCGAGGAGCGGGCGGAGTGGATCCCCGGCGTGAACAGCAGCTACCACCTCGGCGTCGACGGGCTGTCGCTGCCGCTCATCGCAATGACCGCGGTGATCTTCCTGGCCTGCGCTATCTACGCACTACGCGAAACCGACCGGCCGCGGACCCAGGCCGCACTGTTCCTCTTCCTGCAGAGCGTCAGCATGGGCCTGTTCGTCTCCGCCGACCTGATCTTGTTCTTCCTATTCTTCGACTTGTCCATCGTCGGGATGTACTTCGTGATCGCCGGCTGGGGCCACGGCGACGCCGCCCGCTCGGCGCTCAAGTTCTTCCTCTACACCTTTCTCGGCTCCCTGGCCCTGCTGGTGGGGTTCATCGGCCTCTACATCGCCGCGGATCCGCATACCTTCGACATGATCGAGCTCACCCAGCAGACCCCGCTCGCCGGCTCCGGTCTCGCCGGCGGTCTCGTGCTCGCGGCGATCCTCGTCGGGCTGGCGGTGAAGACACCCACCGTGCCGTTCCACACCTGGCTGCCGCCGGCACACACCGACGCGCCCGCGATCGGTTCGGCGGTGCTGGCCGGCGTCCTGCTGAAGATGGGCACCTACGGCTTCGTCCGGATCGCGATGCCGATGCTGCCCGAGGCGTGGCGGACGTGGGCCTGGGCGATCGTGGTTGTCGGCATCGTGTCGGTCGTGTACGGCGCTCTCGTCGCCCTCGCCCAGACCGACTTCAAGCGGATGGTCGCCTACACGTCGGTGAACCACATGGGCTACATCGCCCTCGCCGTCGGCGCTGCGGGGATTCTCGCCGAGGACACCGCGCAGGCGCGAGGCGTCGCGGTCACCGGCGCCGTCACCCAGATGGTCAGCCACGGCCTGATCACCGGCGCGCTGTTCCTCCTCGCCGGGGTCCTCCAGGACCGGGCCGGCACCTACGACATGGGCTCCTACGGCGGCCTCGCGGCACCCGCACCGCGCTTCGCCGCGCTGTTCGCCGTCGGTGCCTTCGCCTCCCTCGGCCTGCCCGGGCTCTCGGGCTTCATCGCGGAGTTCCAGATCTTCACCGGCAGCATCGCCGCCGCCCCCGTCACCGCGGTCGCGCTCGTCGGCATTCTCATCACCGCCGCGCTGTTCCTGCGCGCGCTGCAGCGGATATTTACCGGCGAGACCCGCGGCCGCTCCGCCGGCTTCGGTGACCTGCGGGCCGCCGAGGTCTGGTCGGTCGGCCCGCTGCTGGCGCTGTCGCTGCTGATTGGGGTCCTGCCCCGTCCGCTGCTCGACGTGATCGAGCCCGCGGCCGAGGTGGCCGTCGAGCTCGTCGGGAGGTAG
- a CDS encoding NADH-quinone oxidoreductase subunit N — MAMRPALLLPEIVLFLGGLVVLVSGSFLPRTRQWVTRVVAAAALVGTALLALLDLPGPAQPAMEGTFTVDTATGVARIVAALGTLIVLVLASDEIAGSPRESETYALFLFSATGTLVLAGADDLLVVVVGFLLASIPLYGLIGIGRTPRGAEAAMKTYLLGALFGILLLVGVTLLYGVSATTSYADLTGRLADAPAGAVAAGVVAVLGGLMFKAGGVPAHFWVPDAAQGAGGAVAAFLTTVPKIGAVVAAYRLVAMLPDTLAWPLLVAVLAVASMTLGNLAAYWQSDPRRLLGWSTVSQIGYLLVPVAVAGRSDLALPSLLLYLAGYTVTNLAAFAVTTAFPDRRDLDSYRGMGRARPWLGASLVVALLGLVGTPPTVVFVGKLTTTAAAWDGGHAWLAVVVFVNTLVSLFYYLRWIAPVYGRGEPPARTMPGPFQPERWSAAAAMTTAAISVVLGVGAGALWAAFST; from the coding sequence ATGGCCATGCGCCCGGCCCTGCTGCTGCCGGAGATCGTGTTGTTCCTCGGCGGGCTCGTGGTGCTCGTGAGCGGCTCCTTCCTCCCGCGGACCCGGCAGTGGGTCACCCGCGTCGTTGCCGCGGCCGCGCTCGTCGGGACGGCCCTGCTTGCGTTGCTGGACCTGCCCGGCCCGGCCCAGCCAGCGATGGAGGGCACCTTCACCGTCGACACCGCCACCGGAGTGGCGCGGATCGTCGCCGCCCTCGGCACGCTGATCGTCCTCGTGCTGGCCTCCGACGAGATCGCCGGGTCGCCACGGGAGAGCGAGACCTACGCGCTCTTCCTGTTCTCCGCCACCGGCACGCTCGTCCTCGCCGGGGCCGACGACCTGCTCGTCGTAGTGGTTGGGTTCCTGCTCGCGAGCATCCCGCTCTACGGCCTGATCGGCATCGGGCGTACGCCCCGCGGAGCCGAGGCCGCGATGAAGACCTACCTGCTGGGTGCCCTGTTCGGCATCCTCCTGCTGGTGGGAGTCACGCTCCTGTACGGCGTGTCCGCGACGACGTCGTACGCCGACCTCACCGGGCGTCTCGCCGACGCGCCGGCAGGCGCTGTGGCCGCCGGAGTCGTGGCCGTGCTGGGTGGGCTGATGTTCAAGGCCGGCGGTGTCCCCGCGCACTTCTGGGTGCCGGACGCCGCACAGGGCGCGGGTGGCGCGGTGGCGGCCTTCCTCACCACGGTGCCGAAAATCGGCGCTGTCGTCGCCGCCTACCGGCTCGTCGCGATGCTCCCCGACACGCTGGCCTGGCCGTTGCTCGTCGCGGTCCTCGCGGTGGCCAGCATGACGCTGGGCAACCTCGCGGCCTACTGGCAGAGCGACCCGCGGCGGCTGCTCGGCTGGTCCACCGTCAGCCAGATCGGCTACCTGCTGGTGCCGGTCGCGGTGGCCGGGCGCAGCGACCTCGCGCTGCCCTCCCTGCTGCTCTACCTCGCCGGCTACACCGTCACCAACCTGGCTGCGTTCGCGGTCACCACCGCCTTCCCCGATCGGCGAGACCTCGACTCCTACCGCGGCATGGGGCGAGCGCGGCCGTGGCTCGGCGCCTCACTCGTGGTGGCGCTCCTCGGGCTGGTCGGCACACCGCCGACCGTCGTCTTCGTCGGAAAGCTCACCACGACCGCCGCCGCGTGGGACGGCGGCCACGCGTGGCTGGCCGTGGTGGTCTTCGTCAACACCCTGGTCAGCCTCTTCTACTACCTGCGCTGGATCGCCCCCGTCTACGGGCGTGGCGAGCCGCCGGCGCGCACGATGCCCGGCCCTTTCCAGCCGGAGCGGTGGTCCGCGGCGGCGGCGATGACGACTGCCGCGATCAGCGTCGTGCTCGGTGTTGGAGCCGGGGCTCTGTGGGCAGCGTTCTCGACCTGA
- a CDS encoding NADH-quinone oxidoreductase subunit J, producing the protein MTVLLDIAFWALGLVAVLAGAAVFYVDSMARATYALALSFIAVGLQVLFLQQNYVGVVTILMMVMEMAIMAVYMVMFMGMNPALMPMSMVHDHRAALGVAAATFLGLAAGILVVDWPERRGSPPPDVTVALGEALMGEKMLVMAVISPVMVATIVAGVVLAAHRTRYDRFGDNLKRRPADDPQAGGVGR; encoded by the coding sequence GTGACCGTGCTGCTCGACATCGCCTTCTGGGCGCTTGGGCTGGTCGCGGTGCTGGCCGGCGCAGCGGTCTTCTACGTCGACTCGATGGCACGGGCGACGTACGCGCTCGCGCTCTCCTTCATCGCGGTGGGGTTGCAGGTGCTCTTCCTGCAGCAGAACTACGTCGGCGTGGTGACGATCCTGATGATGGTCATGGAGATGGCGATCATGGCCGTCTACATGGTCATGTTCATGGGGATGAACCCCGCGCTGATGCCGATGAGCATGGTGCACGACCACCGGGCAGCCCTCGGCGTCGCCGCTGCCACGTTCCTCGGGCTGGCCGCGGGCATCCTCGTCGTCGACTGGCCTGAGCGCCGCGGCAGCCCACCGCCGGACGTGACGGTGGCGCTCGGTGAGGCGCTGATGGGGGAGAAGATGCTGGTGATGGCGGTGATCAGCCCGGTCATGGTGGCCACGATCGTCGCTGGTGTGGTGCTCGCGGCACACCGCACGCGCTACGACCGGTTCGGCGACAACTTGAAGCGGCGCCCCGCGGACGACCCGCAGGCGGGAGGGGTGGGCCGATGA
- a CDS encoding DUF2752 domain-containing protein, which translates to MDPLCGGTRAARLTMQGDLAGARRYNSLGIAAVLAAFAVTARTVLGLVGGRWIDVRIRSTRTATRASWTLTATAFLALWVRQQLIADLLVQR; encoded by the coding sequence ATGGACCCGCTGTGCGGGGGCACCCGGGCGGCGCGCCTGACGATGCAAGGCGACCTGGCAGGGGCCCGGCGCTACAACTCGCTGGGCATCGCCGCGGTCCTCGCAGCCTTCGCGGTCACCGCCAGGACGGTGCTCGGCCTGGTGGGCGGTCGGTGGATCGACGTGCGCATCCGGTCGACGAGGACGGCGACGCGAGCCTCCTGGACGCTCACAGCCACGGCCTTCCTCGCGCTCTGGGTCCGGCAGCAGCTCATCGCCGACCTGCTCGTCCAGCGCTGA
- a CDS encoding F510_1955 family glycosylhydrolase, with protein MPKTPPAQQSRRPSPTRDDTATSGRRWLPIVVLLAVVALAGWLVRSATDGASGGASADLEHVHGLGVDPADDTLHVGSHYGLFQVQEDSGTVAGPIADRVQDYMGFTVAGPDHFLASGHPGEGQDGPSSLGLIESTDGGRTWTTRSLAGEADFHALEYRHGLVYGANAMTGDFMVSDDMETWDTRSTLPLADFAISPTDPDTIIATTGEGPALSTDGGRTFALVEDAPLLLLVSWAEEGTLVGLDPSGIAYASADGSDFDKVGSLGAEPEALQAADDGTVYASASGRLYRSTDGARTFARYPSA; from the coding sequence GTGCCGAAGACCCCACCCGCCCAGCAGTCCCGACGTCCGTCGCCCACCCGGGATGACACCGCGACGTCGGGTCGACGGTGGCTCCCCATCGTCGTCCTCCTCGCCGTCGTCGCACTCGCCGGCTGGCTCGTACGCAGCGCCACCGACGGCGCCTCAGGCGGCGCTTCGGCCGACCTGGAGCACGTGCACGGGCTGGGCGTCGACCCGGCGGACGACACCCTGCACGTCGGCAGTCACTACGGCCTGTTCCAGGTACAGGAGGACAGTGGCACCGTCGCCGGCCCGATCGCCGACCGGGTGCAGGACTACATGGGCTTCACCGTTGCCGGCCCCGACCACTTCCTCGCCTCCGGCCACCCCGGCGAAGGACAGGACGGTCCCAGCTCGCTCGGCCTGATCGAGTCCACCGACGGCGGCCGGACCTGGACCACCAGGTCGCTGGCCGGCGAAGCCGACTTCCACGCCCTGGAGTACCGGCACGGCCTCGTGTACGGCGCCAACGCGATGACCGGCGACTTCATGGTCAGCGACGACATGGAGACCTGGGACACCCGCTCCACCCTGCCATTGGCCGACTTCGCCATCAGCCCCACCGACCCCGACACGATCATCGCCACGACCGGCGAGGGGCCGGCGCTCAGCACCGACGGTGGACGCACTTTCGCCCTGGTCGAGGACGCGCCCCTGCTCCTGCTGGTCAGCTGGGCCGAGGAAGGCACCCTGGTGGGGCTGGACCCCTCCGGCATCGCCTATGCCAGCGCCGACGGGTCCGACTTCGACAAGGTCGGCTCACTCGGCGCCGAACCAGAGGCACTCCAGGCAGCGGACGACGGAACGGTCTACGCCTCCGCCAGCGGCCGCCTGTACCGCTCGACCGACGGCGCACGCACCTTCGCCCGATACCCGTCTGCCTGA
- a CDS encoding redoxin domain-containing protein — MSDREPLPRLRGGTLDGSQFDTAEHDGSVLVVNVWGSWCPPCRAEAPGLRRVWDESRADGVQFVGLNVRDTDAAAIAFERRYRITYPSITTEESGEALLALRTMLPPNAIPSTLVVDRDGNVAARVIGRTTYRTLRALVDDVLESANGAAKSKEAVDVRSDAG, encoded by the coding sequence GTGTCTGACCGCGAGCCGCTGCCGCGGCTGCGCGGCGGGACGCTCGACGGCTCGCAGTTCGACACCGCGGAGCACGACGGGTCGGTGCTCGTCGTCAACGTCTGGGGATCGTGGTGCCCGCCCTGCCGCGCCGAGGCGCCGGGGTTGCGGCGAGTCTGGGATGAGAGCCGCGCCGACGGCGTCCAGTTCGTCGGTCTCAACGTCCGCGACACCGATGCCGCCGCGATCGCCTTCGAGCGTAGGTACCGCATCACTTATCCCAGCATCACCACGGAGGAGTCGGGCGAGGCCCTGCTGGCCTTGCGCACCATGCTCCCCCCCAATGCCATCCCCAGCACGTTGGTCGTCGACCGCGACGGCAACGTCGCCGCACGGGTCATCGGTCGGACCACCTACCGCACCCTGCGTGCCCTGGTCGACGACGTGCTCGAGTCGGCGAACGGCGCGGCGAAGTCGAAGGAGGCGGTCGATGTCCGCAGCGACGCTGGCTGA
- a CDS encoding SHOCT domain-containing protein, whose protein sequence is MMGWWMLGGAAAVLVVLGLAVFGVVQLLRRGHAPSAGSGPMSADEVLRRRYAAGELDEDEYERRRSTLER, encoded by the coding sequence ATGATGGGCTGGTGGATGCTGGGCGGAGCCGCGGCGGTGCTGGTCGTCCTAGGGCTGGCGGTCTTCGGCGTCGTGCAGCTGCTTCGCCGCGGCCACGCTCCCAGTGCCGGATCCGGCCCTATGAGCGCCGACGAGGTGCTCCGCCGCCGCTACGCCGCCGGTGAGCTGGACGAGGACGAGTACGAGCGCCGCCGCTCGACGCTGGAGAGGTGA
- the ccsB gene encoding c-type cytochrome biogenesis protein CcsB — MAVSLTVLATLLLAAGVVFRGLAAGRAPWGNMFEFVLVIALAASGTYAVLARRRAVREAGVWVVALVLLALGLAVTTLYTPVDDLVPVLDSYWLIIHVAAAIVAGGVFTVGATTATLSIVRKRWEARPTAARSHRYLAALPTASSLDRATHAVHVFAFPVWTFAVIAGAIWAENAWGRYWGWDPKETWAFITWVFYAAYLHAQSTAGLRGSRASWFALVGYLAFLFNFFGVNLWISGLHSYAGV; from the coding sequence GTGGCAGTGAGCCTCACCGTGCTCGCGACCCTGCTGCTTGCCGCCGGCGTCGTCTTCCGCGGCCTGGCCGCCGGCCGGGCGCCGTGGGGCAACATGTTCGAGTTCGTCCTGGTGATCGCTCTGGCCGCCAGCGGTACCTACGCCGTGCTCGCCCGGCGCCGCGCCGTCCGCGAGGCCGGGGTCTGGGTCGTCGCTCTGGTGCTGCTGGCGCTTGGCCTGGCCGTCACGACCCTCTACACACCCGTCGACGACCTGGTGCCGGTCCTGGACTCCTACTGGCTCATCATCCACGTCGCGGCCGCGATCGTGGCCGGCGGCGTCTTCACCGTCGGCGCCACCACCGCAACATTGAGCATCGTGCGCAAGCGGTGGGAAGCCAGACCCACCGCAGCCCGCTCGCACCGCTACCTCGCCGCCCTCCCCACGGCCTCCTCGCTGGACCGGGCGACCCACGCCGTCCACGTCTTCGCCTTCCCGGTCTGGACGTTCGCCGTCATCGCCGGAGCTATCTGGGCCGAGAACGCGTGGGGCCGCTACTGGGGCTGGGACCCCAAGGAGACCTGGGCCTTCATCACCTGGGTCTTCTACGCCGCCTACCTCCACGCCCAGAGCACCGCGGGACTGCGCGGCTCCCGGGCCTCCTGGTTCGCCCTCGTGGGCTACCTGGCCTTCCTGTTCAACTTCTTCGGCGTCAACCTGTGGATTTCCGGGCTCCACTCCTACGCCGGGGTCTGA
- the resB gene encoding cytochrome c biogenesis protein ResB — translation MRTAVILLTMLALGAIPGSLLPQRGVASDPAAVQQFYVENPDISPWLDRFGLFGVYASPWFAAIYLMLLVSMTGCVLPRCAKLWRDYRSEPARVPTRLSHLEVHRRDVVSDPLDQGDDRQRRAETLDAIETVLRRRRFRTRRDDETVSAEKGHVREVGNLLFHLSLLVLLFGVAGGRLYGYEARVAVVAGESFTNVASQYDDFSPSVWTDVNRLEPFSFRLQSFDADFETSGTRRGEPRSFDARLEVESPDDTWTARVRPNHPLDVNGTKVFLTGHGYAPVVTVRDGNGATAYSGPVIFLPADNNFTSDGVIKAPDARPTQLGFEGLFLPTAADAGDGAFSAYPDLVNPRLLLTAWTGDLGLDDGVPQSVYTLDKSRLEQVLRPGSDRPFRSVLAPGQTMRLPGNLGTVTFDGVRRFANFQVARDPGKQLSLVAALMLLGGLTISLVVRRRRAYVRLHEEAGTVAVEYAGQASTRRGLPPGEIDEIADEVRRELDRRRQSRRKDAP, via the coding sequence ATGCGCACCGCGGTGATCTTGCTGACGATGCTGGCCCTGGGCGCGATACCCGGCAGTCTGTTGCCCCAACGCGGCGTGGCGAGCGACCCCGCCGCGGTGCAGCAGTTCTACGTCGAGAACCCGGACATCTCTCCCTGGCTGGACCGATTCGGCCTATTCGGGGTCTACGCCTCGCCGTGGTTCGCCGCGATCTACCTGATGCTCCTGGTGTCGATGACCGGATGCGTGCTGCCCCGGTGCGCCAAGCTGTGGCGGGACTACCGCAGCGAGCCGGCACGAGTCCCGACCCGCCTGTCCCACCTCGAGGTGCACCGCAGGGACGTGGTCTCCGACCCGCTCGACCAAGGTGACGACCGGCAACGGCGAGCCGAGACACTCGACGCGATCGAGACGGTGCTGCGGCGCCGCCGATTCCGCACCCGGCGCGACGACGAGACGGTGAGCGCCGAGAAGGGGCACGTCCGTGAGGTCGGCAACCTCCTCTTCCACTTGTCCTTGCTGGTCCTCCTCTTCGGGGTCGCCGGGGGCAGGCTGTACGGCTATGAGGCCCGGGTCGCGGTCGTGGCGGGCGAGTCGTTCACCAACGTCGCCTCCCAGTACGACGACTTCAGCCCGTCGGTGTGGACCGACGTCAACAGGCTCGAACCCTTCAGCTTCCGGCTGCAGTCCTTCGACGCCGACTTCGAGACCTCCGGGACCCGCCGGGGCGAGCCACGCTCGTTCGACGCTCGCCTCGAAGTCGAATCCCCCGACGACACGTGGACTGCACGCGTGCGCCCCAACCACCCGCTCGACGTCAACGGCACGAAGGTCTTCCTCACCGGGCACGGCTACGCGCCCGTGGTGACGGTGCGCGACGGCAACGGGGCGACGGCGTACTCCGGGCCGGTGATCTTCCTCCCGGCAGACAACAACTTCACCTCCGACGGCGTCATCAAGGCACCGGACGCCCGCCCAACCCAGCTTGGCTTCGAAGGACTTTTCCTGCCGACCGCGGCCGACGCCGGCGACGGCGCCTTCTCGGCCTACCCGGACCTGGTCAATCCCCGCCTGCTGCTCACCGCCTGGACTGGCGACCTCGGGCTCGACGACGGGGTGCCGCAGTCGGTCTACACCCTCGACAAGTCCCGGCTGGAGCAGGTTCTGCGACCCGGCTCCGACCGTCCCTTCCGGTCCGTGTTGGCCCCGGGCCAGACGATGCGGCTGCCCGGAAACCTGGGCACCGTGACCTTCGACGGGGTGCGCCGGTTCGCCAACTTCCAGGTCGCCCGTGATCCCGGCAAGCAGCTCTCGCTGGTCGCGGCCCTGATGCTGCTCGGCGGGCTGACCATCTCGCTGGTCGTCCGCCGCCGCCGCGCCTACGTGCGATTGCACGAGGAAGCCGGGACGGTCGCGGTCGAGTACGCCGGCCAGGCCAGCACCCGACGCGGCCTGCCGCCCGGCGAGATCGACGAGATCGCCGACGAGGTACGCCGCGAGCTCGACCGCCGCCGACAGTCCCGCCGAAAGGACGCACCGTGA